One Ezakiella massiliensis genomic window, GAACTGAGGACGATTTTGAGGAAAAATATGCTAAGGCACATGGATTTTGTGGTGAACGAATCCGTGGGCATTGATCCTATTGATTTTTATTTTGAGGACGGCGACACTTATGGCTACGGCGACCTACAAGGCTTTAAGGACAGCGTCTACAGGGACTTTGCTGATCACTTGGGAGTGGACTTTGACCGCGCGGCTTTTGAAGAAGCCTTTCATAAGGGTGGCGACATGTACACTGAGACCAAGCCTGGCATTTTGGAGGCTGTGTCCTACATTAGGCACTATGCTAAGACTGGAATTATAACCAACGGGACCAAGGCTGCCCAGCGGAAAAAAATAAAAGCCTGCGGGGCTGAAAAATATTTTGATAATATATTTGTTTCAGGCGAGTACGAGGTTGGCAAGCCTGACCCTAGATTTTATAAAAAAATTATAGAAGAAACTGGATGCGATGTTGAAAATTCCTTTATGGTTGGCGATAATATCCAATCGGATTATTTTGGATCTCTGGCTGTGGGTTTAAATCCAATTTTTTTCTCCGACCAAAAGGTTAATTACGATGTCGTAAGGGCGACGACCGCTGAGGAAATCCTCGACATAGTTAAGCCGGTTTTATTTTCCAAGGAATAGATTTATGAAGGATTACAAAGCTTATTCGAAAGTGTTAATCGGCCTCTTGGTGTTTTTTGCTCTTATGGCGACCTTGGTGGTCTTTGGATTAACGAATGACTTGGACCATGATTTTGGTCAGGCTTTTTTGCTAAAAAGCCCGGGAGCTTTTAAAATCGTAAAGG contains:
- a CDS encoding HAD family hydrolase, producing MIYVFFDLDETLIETIKTNDDIYKNVRRAIGIQMSEVNFKKELRTILRKNMLRHMDFVVNESVGIDPIDFYFEDGDTYGYGDLQGFKDSVYRDFADHLGVDFDRAAFEEAFHKGGDMYTETKPGILEAVSYIRHYAKTGIITNGTKAAQRKKIKACGAEKYFDNIFVSGEYEVGKPDPRFYKKIIEETGCDVENSFMVGDNIQSDYFGSLAVGLNPIFFSDQKVNYDVVRATTAEEILDIVKPVLFSKE